The DNA sequence TTGGACAGGTAAGTTCCGAGACTTCCGGTATCAAACACATCAGTGGAGCCGGCGGACAGCTTGACTTTGTATTAGGTGCATACCTTTCTAAGGGCGGTAAGAGCTTTATCTGCTGTTCTTCCACCTTCAAAACAAAGGACGGCGAGGTAAAATCTAGAATCCTTCCTACTCTGCATCCAGGCTCTGTTGTTACAGATACTCGTGCTAATACACATTTCCTGGTTACAGAATATGGTAAAGTAAACTTAAAGGGATTATCTGCATGGCAGAGAGCAGAAGCTATTATCTCTGTAGCACACCCGGATTTTAGAGATGAATTAATCAAAGAAGCTGAAAAAATGCATATTTGGAGAAGAAGCAATAAATAATTTGTAATTATTGTTGACCATGTTAAAATGGCTGGCGCCTAATGTTTTATCCATTAGGCGCCAGCCATTTCTCTTATAATTTGAAAAATTTCAACTCTTGATTCAGTTCTTCTGCTTTGGAACTTAATTCTGTTGCAGTCGCTGCTACACCATTCATCAAAGCATTTACCTCTTCCACACTTGCATTTACCTCTTGGGTACTTGCCGCTGAATTCTCACTAATGGAACTCAACTCTTCTATCTCATGTGAAATCTGTGTCATTCCCTCTACTGTTTTATCAACTGCTTTGCTAATCAGGTGTACTTTGTTTGAAGTTTCCTCTATCTCCAGCGATAACTTTTCAAATTCTTCCATTACATGTTCAAGATTTTCTTTTTGTTCCTCACCATCGGCAACTGTACTATCAATCGTTTTAATGCACTCATCAAAATCCTGTACCAATGTATTTATAATATTTGTTATCTCATCTACCTGCTGAGAAGTATCTTCACTTAGGTTACTAATTGAATCAGCCACAACAGCAAATCCTTTGCCTGCTTCTCCCGCCCTAGCTGCTTCAATAGAGGCATTAAGACTTAATAGTTTGGTCTGTGAAGAAATTTCACCAATCACAGAAACAATTCCTTTTACGCTTTCAATTACTTCCGTAATAGATTGAATCTTATCTGAGATTCCTCCTATACTACTATTAACCTTTTGATTACTCTCCGACATACTTGTTATCTTTTCTTTCACAAGATTACTTCCACCATCAAGTCTCTCAGAACAATCAGAAATATCATTAGCAGATGTCTTGATTCTATCAACATCCTCATTCATACTATTGATATTTTCTGCTATACTCTGGACCGATTCGGACTGTCCCTGTAATCCGGTAGCAATTTCTTCTATTGCTTTTGATACCTCGTTCATTGCTGATAATGTTGTATCAGATGTTGTACTTAATTCTTCTGACGAAGCGCTTACGTCATTTCCTATATTTGTGGCAGCCTTGATTATACCTGATAATTCCTCTGCCATATGTCTTGTGGACTTGTTAATCTCACTAATTTCATCCTTTGATTTGCTAACACGACTCTCTTTTTCAATTGCTAAATTACCATTTGCAATGCTTACAAGATTCGTTGTCGCTCCTTTAATCTGTTTTGCCATACGGCTGGCAATCAGATATCCAGCGATTCCAAAAGTCAGTACACACACATTCGTAATAAAAAGCACATATCCTGTCATCTTACTTACATTGTCTTCTACAATTGCTTGGGGCGTACCTGCAAACAGCATTCCATTCTCTGTTGGAATATAATAGCCATAGTAAGCAATACCATGAACGTCAACATCCGTATCAAAGAACTCCTTTCCTTCCTCTAAGACAACCTTTATAACTTCCTCACTTGCTTTTGTCCCCTCTACCCCCTGGATAGAACTCTGTGTTCTGGTATCCCCTTCAAACACTGTAATATCCACATTCTGATTTTGAAAGGCATTTACATCTTCATTATACCCCTCCAACGCCACTTTTAGTGTTGACGCCTGCTCCTCATCCAGAAAATTTTGTACCAGAACTAAAGAAATTCCAGCTATTAATATACTAGCTATCACCATCGGGAGTAGTACCATTCCTACCAATTTCCATTTCATCTTCATAGTTCTCTACCTCCTGTGTCCATTCAAATCGTCCATCGAATTTTTCTTTTGTAATGTACTCTTATTATACCAAATTCTTTTGTAAAAATAAACAATTATTTTTAATATTTTCTCTTTTTTTGTGCATTATTGCCAATTCCCTTATGCTGACACACATAAAAAAACAGAAAGACCTTTTCTCTACCGCAGAAATGGTCTTTCTTTTTTCTCTTTCTAAGTCTCGTTAATATTACATCCGAATTTTATCGGACATCTGCTTTTTTTCTTTTTTTGTATACCACGATTCCTGCTGCTCCTACACCTGCCACTACCAACATGGTAAGCCAAACTGCAATATTCTGTGTATCTCCAGTTTTTACCTTACCTGTTTTTTCTGTTTTAGATGTTGGTGTTGCCGTCTCCTGTTTTGTTTCTGTTGCAGGCTGTGCCGTCAGCACGATTGCAT is a window from the Roseburia sp. 499 genome containing:
- a CDS encoding methyl-accepting chemotaxis protein — protein: MKMKWKLVGMVLLPMVIASILIAGISLVLVQNFLDEEQASTLKVALEGYNEDVNAFQNQNVDITVFEGDTRTQSSIQGVEGTKASEEVIKVVLEEGKEFFDTDVDVHGIAYYGYYIPTENGMLFAGTPQAIVEDNVSKMTGYVLFITNVCVLTFGIAGYLIASRMAKQIKGATTNLVSIANGNLAIEKESRVSKSKDEISEINKSTRHMAEELSGIIKAATNIGNDVSASSEELSTTSDTTLSAMNEVSKAIEEIATGLQGQSESVQSIAENINSMNEDVDRIKTSANDISDCSERLDGGSNLVKEKITSMSESNQKVNSSIGGISDKIQSITEVIESVKGIVSVIGEISSQTKLLSLNASIEAARAGEAGKGFAVVADSISNLSEDTSQQVDEITNIINTLVQDFDECIKTIDSTVADGEEQKENLEHVMEEFEKLSLEIEETSNKVHLISKAVDKTVEGMTQISHEIEELSSISENSAASTQEVNASVEEVNALMNGVAATATELSSKAEELNQELKFFKL